CGCCCCACGAAGCCGCTGTCGTTCCGGGAGCGCGGTTCGCGGCGCACACCTACGGAGGCCACCGCTGCCACCGTGAAGGAGTCATCCGAGGGAGAGATCCATGCCGCGCGCTGAGGTCGAGGAGCGCCACGAGGCCGTCGACATCCCGACCGAGCTGGGCCTCGAGGACCAGCTCGAGCAGATCCTCCTCCAGCTCCGCCGTCGCGCCCGGGGCGTCCGGGGATCCGTGATCGCGGATGCGAACGGCCTCGCCGTGGCCGCGGACATCCGCCTGGGGATGAGCTCTTCGGTCCTCTCCGCGATGAGCACCCTGATCGCGCAGTCCGCCGGGAGCGTGTTCGACACCCTGAGTCTCCCGAACGCAAACTTCGTCTTGATGGAAGGCCCGGCGGGGAACGTCGCCGTAACCACGTTGACCGAGGGGGACCTGAGTCTCCTCGCGCTCGCGGAGAAAAGCACGAACCTCGGGATCCTGAAGATCGAGATGAAGCGGGCAGCCCACGCGGTTGCGGAGGCGCTCGGCCTCGCGTTCGGCGGCCGCGCGACGATCACCGAGCTCTTCCTCCTGCACCGGGACGGCCTGCTGATCCGGCACTACTCGGACGCCCTGCGCACGGACATCGACCGGGACATCCTCGGCGGGATGCTCGTGGGCGTGCAGGACTTCGTGAAGCAGACGCTCGCCTCGAAGGAGGGAACCCTGGACCAGATGCGGTACGGGGACTACACGATCTTCTTCGTGCGGGGGAACAACGTGATCGCCGCGGCGGTCGCGAGCGAGGGGGACGCAGAGAGCGTGCAGTACCAGGTTATGGACGCGCTCCAGGAGTTCGAGGACAAGTACCGCGGTACCCTCGGGAACTGGAGCGGAGACACGAACGCGTTCCCAGGCATCGACAAGTGCTTCGAGAAGGTCCTCCGTGCCTGAAGGGCTCGCGGCAGATCTTCTGCCGCGTGAAACGGCCGACCCACCTGCGCAGTCGCCCCAGCGAGCGGCTAGGTGGTTGCGGCGATGTCCTGCGTGGCGTAGATGAACACTGCCGGTCCGGGAGGCCCAGACGAACCCGTCCGGTACACCATAAGCCAATAGTCGTCGGATGGAAGCATCAAGGCGATCGGCGTGGAGCTTGTGCCGATGTTCAGGCTCCAGTGCCAGGACCGGACGGTCCCGCTGTTGGAATAGTCCCAATACTCCGTGAGGTTCATGACATAGCCGGTGACGGGGGCGGTGGCATTCATTGCGCCCGTTACGGTGTAGGGAACCAGCGTGGCTAGGCTGAGCGGGGTCCAGTTGAGAGAGCTGTCCGCGTACCACCGGGCACCGGCCGAGTACAGGGTGATCGTCTTGGGGACGTTCATGATCTTGAGGGCGACGCCCAAGCTGATCGCGGGAAGCATCCAGCCCGTCACGGTGGCGCGGAATTCAAAGACCTGCGTGTGCTGGTACAGCATCCGGCTCTCCCCGTTCGCCCCATAGTCGAACGTGTAGAATGGGCCGCGACCCCCGGCGTTCATCAAGGTGGCACTGAGGCTGCCCGTTCCGTTGGCAAAGAATCCGAACGTCTGCTGATGGTCCACCGAGACATTGGGTCCCTGGGTCCAATTGTTGTAGAAGTCGATGCTGGAGTTGGAGCCCGTGACGCGGCACGTGAATTGGAGAGTGCCCAAGCGCAGGTTCGGGGCAAACCTTCCGATCACCGCGACGTCGTGCATGATCTGGACGTAGTTCATCTCGTGGTTGTAGCCCAGCGCGAACGCGTAGCTGTGGACGACCAAGGTGAGGCTCGAGCTCGGTCCCGAGGTCTGGGTTGCGTGCGTGGTCGCCGTGACGTTCCCGAAGGCCGGGTCGAGGGATGTGGTCGTGGGAAAGTTCGCGGCGAGCATGCCATGGGCCGACCCTTCCGCGATGGTGATAGGTGGAGGCAGGGTCAGGACGAGGACAGTGGCGCCCACCACGACGATGGCCACGGCGATGACGAGCACGAGACGGCGGCTCGGTCGGCGACGTCGAATCGTCGGCGGCGCAGGGGCCGCACCTTCCCCTCCAGTCGTGGCTTCCCTCCTGAGCCTCTCTATGGGCGTCCTCTGGGAAGAACCCACCGCCCGTCCGAGGCGCCTCTGGCGCTTCTCCCCGTAAACCTTAATAAGGGTCGGCACTTTCGTCGCCTTCCCTCTGCAGGAGACGCCGCGGGCGTCGTCTGCACTGCAGGAGGCGAACTCCTTGGCGGAAAAGCACTCCATCGACACGGTGAAGAAGGCCCTCGAGGTGGCCAAGCCTCGGACCTTCAAGGAGTCCGTCGAGGTCGCGCTGAATCTGCGTGAAGTGGACCTGTCCGTGCCGAAGAACCGCATCGACGAGGAGGTCCTCCTGCCCAAGGGCCGCGGCAAGCAGGTCAAGATCTGCGTCTTCGCCTCGGGCGAGCTTGCCGGCAAGGTGCGCCCGGTCGCCGATCTCGTGATCCAGCCGCAGGAGATCGAGGAGTACGCCGGGAACAAGCGCAAGGCGCACGGCCTCGCGCGCGACTTCGACTTCTTCGTCGCCGAGGCGCCGCTCATGCCCGTGATCGGCAAGCGGCTCGGCGTCGTGCTCGGCCCGCGGGGCAAGATGCCCCGTCCCGTTCCTCCCACCGCGGACCCGACGAACATGATCCGGAACATGCGGAACACGGTCCGCGTGCGGTCCAAGGACCGCCGGACGTTCCACGCCGCGATCGGGACGCGGGACATGCAGCCCGAGGACATCGCGGACAACCTGGACGCCCTCGTGCGACGCGTCCTGGGAAGGCTCGAACGCGGAAGGGACAACATCGCCTCGGTCTACGTGAAGACGACGATGGGCCCCGCCGTGAGGTTCCTGTGAGGGGATGACCATGGCCCACGTCGCTCCGTACAAGCAGGCGATCGTGAAGGACCTCGTGTCCCGCTTCGAGACGTCCAAGGTCGTCGGCCTCGCGAACATCCACGGCATCCCGGCGCCCCAGTTCCAGGGGATCCGGAAGAACCTCGCGGGGCGGGCGTCCATCACGGTCGCGAAGAACAACCTGATCAAGCTCGCCCTCAAGGAGGCCGCGACGAAGCGCAAGGGCCTCGAGGCCCTCGCCGCGGACCTCGACGGCCAGACCGCCGTGATCACGGCGGACGTGAACCCGTTCAGGCTGTTCAAGGAGCTCGAGAAGACGAAGACGCCCTCGCCGGCGAGGGGCGGCGAGCGAGCGCCCGAGGACATCTGGGTGCGAGAGGGCGAGACGCCGTTCAAGCCCGGGCCGATTGTCGGCGAATTGCAGAAGGCCGGTCTGCCTGCCGCGATTGAACGCGGCAAGGTGATCATCAAGAAGGACAAGCTCGTCGTCAAGGCGGGGGACAAGATCCCGCGCGACGTCGCGCAGGTCCTCGCCCGCCTCGAGATCTTCCCGCTTATCGTCGGATTGGACCTCAAGGGCGCGTACGAGGACGGGATGGTCTACCACCGCGAGGCGCTCGCCGTGGACGACGTCGTCGTGCGCGGGCAGATCGCCCAGGCCGGACGGGGCGCGCTCGCCCTGGCGTTGGAGATCGGCTACGCGACGAAGGAGACCGTCCCGCTCATGCTCGCGAAGGCGGCGCAGCAGGCGCTCGCACTGTCCGTGGAGAGCGGCTTCCCCACCAAGGAGAGCGTCAAGTTCCTCCTCGCGAGGGCCCAGGCCCAGGCGAACGCGCTGGCGGCGAAGGTGCCTGCCGCGACCGAGGCGAAGAAGGATTCCGGTTGATCAAGAGAAACCCAGGAGGTGACAC
This sequence is a window from Thermoplasmata archaeon. Protein-coding genes within it:
- a CDS encoding 50S ribosomal protein L1 gives rise to the protein MAEKHSIDTVKKALEVAKPRTFKESVEVALNLREVDLSVPKNRIDEEVLLPKGRGKQVKICVFASGELAGKVRPVADLVIQPQEIEEYAGNKRKAHGLARDFDFFVAEAPLMPVIGKRLGVVLGPRGKMPRPVPPTADPTNMIRNMRNTVRVRSKDRRTFHAAIGTRDMQPEDIADNLDALVRRVLGRLERGRDNIASVYVKTTMGPAVRFL
- a CDS encoding 50S ribosomal protein L10 — protein: MAHVAPYKQAIVKDLVSRFETSKVVGLANIHGIPAPQFQGIRKNLAGRASITVAKNNLIKLALKEAATKRKGLEALAADLDGQTAVITADVNPFRLFKELEKTKTPSPARGGERAPEDIWVREGETPFKPGPIVGELQKAGLPAAIERGKVIIKKDKLVVKAGDKIPRDVAQVLARLEIFPLIVGLDLKGAYEDGMVYHREALAVDDVVVRGQIAQAGRGALALALEIGYATKETVPLMLAKAAQQALALSVESGFPTKESVKFLLARAQAQANALAAKVPAATEAKKDSG
- a CDS encoding roadblock/LC7 domain-containing protein, with the protein product MPRAEVEERHEAVDIPTELGLEDQLEQILLQLRRRARGVRGSVIADANGLAVAADIRLGMSSSVLSAMSTLIAQSAGSVFDTLSLPNANFVLMEGPAGNVAVTTLTEGDLSLLALAEKSTNLGILKIEMKRAAHAVAEALGLAFGGRATITELFLLHRDGLLIRHYSDALRTDIDRDILGGMLVGVQDFVKQTLASKEGTLDQMRYGDYTIFFVRGNNVIAAAVASEGDAESVQYQVMDALQEFEDKYRGTLGNWSGDTNAFPGIDKCFEKVLRA